From Brachionichthys hirsutus isolate HB-005 chromosome 7, CSIRO-AGI_Bhir_v1, whole genome shotgun sequence, the proteins below share one genomic window:
- the LOC137896184 gene encoding SLC35A4 upstream open reading frame protein-like → MANDKSSLDQLKDLVELKDQLEDIQRRVEDEIQAGVPPGGSLLASPFLKGFLAGYIVARLRSSALMGVVVGTCTGIYAAQNYAVPDIENTVKGYIRNLKERSK, encoded by the exons atggctAATGACAAG AGTTCCCTGGACCAGCTGAAGGACCTTGTGGAGCTGAAGGACCAGCTGGAGGATATTCAAAGACGTGTGGAGGATGAGATACAGGCCGGCGTTCCTCCA GGAGGCAGTCTGCTGGCTTCTCCTTTCCTGAAAGGCTTTCTTGCGGGGTACATTGTTGCAAGACTACGCTCTTCGGCTTTGATGGGTGTCGTGGTTGGAACGTGTACAGGAATTTATGCAGCACAAAATTATGCTGTTCCTGACATTGAAAACACCGTCAAGGGCTACATACGCAACCTGAAAGAAAGAAGTAAATGA